A single region of the Tigriopus californicus strain San Diego chromosome 8, Tcal_SD_v2.1, whole genome shotgun sequence genome encodes:
- the LOC131885893 gene encoding ubiquitin carboxyl-terminal hydrolase 14-like: protein MPQFQVKVKWSKELFPDVQVNTDEEPLVLKAQIFALTGVEPHRQKIMLKGATIKDDTTWGANVLKGLKDGATLLLMGSKEEDIPTQPVEKTKFVEDMDESEIQSALAMPAGLQNLGNTCYMNATVQCLKTVPEFKTALNKYSESVSFNSDVTTHPQSITASLRDLMNTMDKGQTLPPLVLLQVLHRAFPNFAEKSEHGGYQQQDANECWVEIMNMVKQKLPSEDNAKFSSAVDQYFGLVFDTEIKCIESEDEPVTKSQERFLQYNCYIDKDVKFLASGLKNRLQESMNKHSTFLDRDAEYVKTLKVSRLPGYLTVQMVRFQYKQRDAVNAKILKDIKFPLLLDTFELCSEELQQKLVPMRKKFKDYEDKIVLEGDKKKGLGKEASLKKGREESEDMACEPYDFSEDPGSNNSGYYELQAVLTHKGRSSNSGHYVAWVKQKGDTWMECNDDDIRPIHVDDVLKLSGGGDWHTAYLLLYGPRKLPISEEDKTKSEEETAKSAGETADKPMETN from the exons ATGCCGCAATTCCAAG TCAAAGTCAAATGGAGCAAGGAGTTGTTCCCGGACGTGCAGGTCAATACGGATGAGGAGCCTTTGGTGTTGAAGGCCCAGATCTTCGCCTTGACCGGGGTCGAGCCTCATCGCCAGAAGATCATGCTCAAGGGTGCCACCATCAAGGACGACACCACGTGGGGCGCTAATGTGCTCAAGGGCCTCAAGGACGGGGCCACCCTCTTGCTGATGGGCTCCAAGGAGGAGGATATTCCCACGCAGCCcgtggaaaagaccaagttcGTGGAGGATATGGATGAGTCCGAGATCCAGTCGGCCTTGGCCATGCCGGCCGGGCTCCAGAACTTGGGGAACACGTGCTACATGAACGCCACCGTCCAATGTCTCAAGACCGTGCCCGAGTTCAAGACCGCCCTCAATAAGTACTCCGAAA GTGTGAGCTTCAATAGCGACGTGACTACCCATCCCCAATCCATTACCGCATCGCTTCGTGATCTCATGAATACCATGGACAAGGGCCAGACCCTGCCACCTTTGGTTCTGCTTCAAGTCTTGCATCGGGCTTTCCCCAATTTTGCCGAGAAATCCGAACATGGCGGTTATCAGCAGCAAGACGCCAACGAGTGCTGGGTCGAGATCATGAACATGGTGAAGCAAAAACTGCCAAGCGAAGATAATGCCAAATTTTC GTCGGCCGTTGATCAGTATTTCGGACTGGTCTTCGACACGGAAATCAAGTGCATCGAGTCCGAAGATGAACCCGTGACTAAATCGCAAGAGCGTTTCCTCCAGTATAACTGCTACATTGACAAAGATGTCAAGTTCTTGGCCTCAGGTCTGAAAAAC CGTCTGCAAGAAAGCATGAATAAACACTCGACGTTTTTGGATCGCGACGCTGAATACGTGAAAACCCTGAAAGTGTCGCGCTTACCCGGATACCTGACCGTACAGATGGTGCGATTTCAATACAAGCAAAGGGACGCCGTGAATGCCAAGATCCTGAAGGATATCAAGTTTCCCTTGTTGCTCGACACCTTTGAATTATGCTCTGAGGAGCTCCAGCAGAAGCTTGTTCCCATGCGGAAAAAGTTCaag GACTATGAGGACAAGATTGTTCTTGAAGGAGACAAGAAGAAGGGTCTGGGCAAAGAAGCGTCTCTGAAAAAGGGCCGGGAGGAATCGGAAGATATGGCTTGCGAACCTTATGATTTCTCGGAGGATCCTGGATCCAACAACTCGGGATATTATGAGTTGCAGGCAGTTCTTACTCACAAAGGCAGATCTTCAAATTCAGGCCATTATGTGGCTTGGGTCAAACAGAAAGGGGACACTTGGATGGAGTGTAACGATGACGACATTCGACCGATTCATGTTGACGATGTTCTAAAACTCTCTGGTGGAG GAGATTGGCATACGGCTTACCTTTTGCTCTACGGACCACGAAAGCTGCCAATCTCGGAGGAAGACAAGACGAAATCCGAAGAAGAAACCGCCAAATCTGCCGGAGAGACGGCAGATAAACCCATGGAAACTAATTAA
- the LOC131885894 gene encoding tubulin-specific chaperone A-like, whose protein sequence is MDPRVKSLKIKTGVVKRCGKEKLSYRQEADQQKDKVEQMKKEGRDDAEVKKMIEVMQESLMMIPDCHRRLEKAYAELQALVQGEMKDLTETEEYRSAQQVLTEAEEQLKVA, encoded by the coding sequence ATGGATCCGCGCGTGAAATCCTTGAAGATCAAAACGGGCGTGGTGAAGCGCTGCGGCAAGGAGAAGCTCAGTTACCGCCAAGAGGCCGATCAGCAAAAGGACAAAGTCGAGCAGATGAAGAAAGAAGGCCGCGACGACGCCGAGGTCAAGAAGATGATTGAGGTCATGCAGGAGAGTCTCATGATGATCCCGGATTGCCACCGGCGATTGGAAAAGGCCTACGCCGAACTGCAGGCCTTGGTACAGGGCGAAATGAAAGACCTGACCGAAACCGAGGAGTATCGGTCCGCCCAACAGGTCTTGACCGAGGCCGAAGAGCAACTCAAAGTGGCCTAG